A single window of Marinitoga hydrogenitolerans DSM 16785 DNA harbors:
- a CDS encoding YraN family protein, with amino-acid sequence MNDKGKKYEDVAAQYLKNKGFKILKRNFTTKIGEIDIIALDKNCLVFVEVKGGKDYLENPAYRVNYKKLKKISQVANIYIKFTKIDFEETRIDVIGVNDKFEISYFPDQKLF; translated from the coding sequence ATGAACGATAAAGGGAAAAAATATGAAGATGTTGCTGCACAATATTTGAAAAATAAAGGATTTAAAATATTAAAAAGAAATTTCACTACAAAAATTGGTGAAATAGATATAATTGCACTTGATAAAAACTGTTTAGTTTTTGTTGAAGTAAAAGGTGGTAAGGATTATTTAGAAAATCCTGCTTATAGAGTTAATTATAAAAAGCTGAAAAAGATTTCTCAAGTTGCAAATATTTATATTAAATTCACAAAAATAGACTTTGAAGAAACAAGAATTGATGTAATTGGAGTAAACGATAAATTTGAAATTTCATATTTTCCTGATCAAAAACTATTTTAA
- a CDS encoding phospho-sugar mutase, with product MENIKNISYEKYNLWLDKADVDIVKELENIKNNDDEILDRFFKDLEFGTGGLRGKLGAGTNRMNIHTVARATQGFSNYLKTTCRFPAVVIAYDTRKNSFEFAKTAASVLAANGITVHIFKEVTATPILSFAVRYLKATGGIVITASHNPPEYNGYKIYTSDGTQAVPKIANKVIEEINKLDYFDNIKIIDFEEGIKNGDINWISDELFDDYINTLESYLRSLNPHLENNIKIVYTPLHGTGLKPVKELLTRLGFNLKIVEKQAIPDSNFSTVRVPNPEEKDAFQMALDYAKEINAHLVMATDPDSDRLGIYVKENDRYIAFTGNQIGVMLSHYILTRMQSLGILPNNGLIIKTIVTTDMIKPIAKEFNVALEETLTGFKFIGEKIEKYYNNGKKKFIFGFEESYGYLANEHARDKDAIIAAGLVAMLVSHVHNKNMSLSDYLSTLRKKYGYYLEENISFTLEGIDGLNKINATMQKLRTQPPTQVGQLKLVETIDYLKGINDLPKSNVVELNFDNKLKIIGRPSGTEPKIKFYLLINGNIESEAKEILTTAREVINHLMKF from the coding sequence ATGGAAAATATTAAGAACATTTCCTATGAAAAATATAATTTATGGTTAGATAAAGCTGATGTTGATATTGTAAAAGAATTAGAAAATATAAAAAATAATGATGATGAAATTTTAGATAGGTTTTTTAAAGACTTAGAATTTGGAACTGGCGGATTAAGAGGAAAATTAGGTGCAGGAACAAACAGAATGAATATACATACTGTAGCAAGGGCTACACAGGGATTTTCTAATTACTTAAAGACTACATGCAGATTTCCTGCTGTTGTTATTGCATATGATACAAGAAAAAATTCTTTTGAATTTGCTAAAACAGCAGCATCTGTTTTAGCTGCAAATGGCATTACAGTACATATATTTAAAGAAGTTACTGCTACACCAATCTTATCCTTTGCTGTTAGGTATTTAAAAGCAACTGGAGGAATTGTAATCACAGCAAGCCATAATCCTCCTGAATACAACGGATACAAAATTTATACTTCTGATGGAACACAAGCTGTTCCAAAGATTGCAAATAAAGTCATTGAAGAAATTAATAAATTAGATTATTTTGATAACATAAAAATTATTGATTTCGAAGAAGGCATTAAAAATGGAGATATTAATTGGATTTCAGATGAACTTTTTGATGATTATATAAATACATTAGAAAGCTATTTGAGATCTTTAAATCCTCATTTGGAAAATAATATAAAAATTGTATATACACCTTTACATGGTACTGGACTAAAACCTGTAAAAGAATTATTAACGCGATTAGGGTTTAATTTAAAAATAGTCGAAAAACAGGCTATACCAGATTCTAATTTTTCAACTGTTAGAGTACCCAATCCAGAAGAAAAAGATGCCTTTCAAATGGCTTTAGACTATGCAAAAGAAATCAATGCTCATTTAGTAATGGCAACTGATCCAGATTCTGATAGATTAGGTATATATGTTAAAGAAAACGATAGGTATATTGCATTTACTGGAAATCAAATTGGTGTTATGTTATCTCATTATATACTAACAAGAATGCAATCTTTGGGAATATTACCAAATAATGGGTTAATAATAAAAACAATTGTAACAACTGACATGATTAAACCTATTGCAAAAGAATTCAACGTTGCATTAGAAGAAACATTAACAGGCTTTAAATTCATAGGAGAGAAAATAGAAAAGTACTATAATAACGGTAAAAAGAAATTTATCTTTGGTTTTGAAGAAAGTTATGGTTATTTGGCAAATGAACATGCAAGAGATAAAGATGCTATAATTGCTGCTGGATTAGTTGCTATGCTAGTATCTCATGTTCATAATAAAAATATGTCTCTAAGTGACTATTTATCAACTCTTAGAAAAAAATATGGTTATTATCTTGAAGAAAATATTTCTTTTACTTTAGAAGGTATTGATGGATTAAATAAAATCAACGCTACTATGCAAAAATTGAGAACACAACCTCCTACACAAGTTGGTCAACTGAAATTAGTAGAAACAATTGATTATTTGAAGGGCATCAATGATTTACCAAAATCTAATGTTGTAGAATTAAATTTTGATAACAAATTGAAAATTATCGGAAGACCTTCTGGAACTGAGCCAAAAATTAAGTTTTATTTGTTAATAAATGGGAACATTGAATCTGAAGCGAAAGAAATTTTAACAACTGCACGAGAAGTTATAAATCATTTAATGAAATTTTGA
- the truA gene encoding tRNA pseudouridine(38-40) synthase TruA has protein sequence MKRVAAIVAYDGTKFNGFQGQPKVRTVQGEFEKTLNRIFKQKVISWGSGRTDTGVHGYGQVIAFDVPNDRMTLKNIKDALNANLPEDIYVRKVISVRDKFSPRHEAKKRIYHYFIYQNDEPNIFLRDRVWWFPYDLNIDKMRRASKYLEGEHDFTTFKTGNDDRNPIRTIYRIRILKMRNNIILIRVEGQSFLRRMVRNIVGALVKVGTESWEPDYLKEILEAKSRSKAPASAPPQGLYFYSVLF, from the coding sequence ATGAAAAGAGTTGCTGCAATAGTTGCCTATGATGGTACAAAATTTAACGGTTTTCAAGGTCAGCCAAAAGTAAGAACTGTTCAAGGTGAATTTGAAAAAACCTTAAATAGAATTTTCAAACAAAAAGTAATTTCATGGGGATCAGGTAGAACAGATACAGGAGTTCATGGTTATGGACAGGTTATTGCTTTTGATGTTCCAAATGATAGAATGACTTTAAAAAATATAAAAGATGCTTTAAATGCAAATCTTCCAGAAGATATTTATGTTAGGAAGGTTATAAGTGTTCGGGATAAATTTTCTCCACGTCATGAAGCTAAAAAAAGAATTTATCACTATTTCATTTATCAAAATGATGAACCAAATATTTTTTTAAGAGATAGGGTATGGTGGTTTCCATATGATTTAAATATTGATAAAATGAGAAGAGCTTCAAAATATTTAGAAGGAGAACATGACTTTACAACATTTAAAACCGGTAATGATGATCGAAATCCAATAAGAACTATTTATAGAATTAGAATTTTAAAAATGCGAAATAATATAATATTAATAAGAGTTGAGGGACAATCTTTTTTAAGAAGAATGGTTAGAAATATTGTAGGAGCATTAGTAAAGGTAGGGACAGAAAGTTGGGAACCAGATTATTTAAAAGAAATATTAGAAGCAAAAAGCAGATCAAAAGCACCAGCATCCGCTCCACCACAAGGATTATACTTTTATTCTGTGTTATTTTAA
- the tlyA gene encoding 23S rRNA (cytidine-2'-O)-methyltransferase TlyA, protein MEMRLDLYLTKNNYVESREKAQRLIKNKKVKVNGNIVIKPSLKVSEKDNVEVLEIEKYVSRAAYKLLKAFREFKINVENKICSDIGSSTGGFTQVLLENGAKKIYAIDSGTNQLHISLRNNPKIILMENTNARYLKKEDFDDIEFFTCDVSFISVTKLINSIKEITISNAEGIILIKPQFELTSTKLIKGIVKDEKSRKEAIKKVTDAFKKEGFEILGITESPIKGKEGNMEFLLYVRKNN, encoded by the coding sequence ATGGAGATGAGATTAGATCTATATTTAACTAAAAATAATTATGTAGAATCAAGAGAAAAAGCACAACGTTTAATAAAAAATAAAAAAGTAAAGGTCAATGGAAATATCGTTATAAAACCATCACTAAAAGTAAGCGAAAAGGATAATGTTGAAGTTTTAGAAATTGAAAAATATGTCAGTAGAGCTGCATATAAATTGTTAAAAGCTTTTAGAGAATTTAAAATTAATGTTGAAAATAAAATATGTTCAGATATAGGTTCTTCAACTGGAGGGTTTACTCAAGTATTATTAGAAAATGGAGCAAAAAAGATTTATGCAATAGATTCTGGAACTAATCAATTACATATTAGTTTAAGAAATAATCCAAAAATTATATTAATGGAAAATACAAATGCTCGTTATTTAAAAAAAGAAGATTTTGATGATATTGAATTTTTCACCTGTGATGTTTCATTCATTTCCGTTACAAAACTTATAAATTCAATAAAAGAGATAACAATTTCAAATGCTGAAGGTATAATATTAATTAAACCACAATTTGAATTAACCTCCACAAAATTAATAAAAGGAATTGTGAAAGACGAGAAATCTCGAAAAGAAGCTATAAAAAAAGTAACAGATGCATTTAAAAAAGAAGGTTTTGAAATTTTAGGTATAACAGAGTCACCAATCAAAGGAAAAGAAGGCAATATGGAATTTTTATTATATGTCAGAAAAAACAATTAA
- the guaA gene encoding glutamine-hydrolyzing GMP synthase: MKKVIIIDYGSQYTQLLARRVRELGVYSEVIQYDDTPSNNFGAIILSGGPKSVNEQDSLPLPKWVLESNKPILGICYGLQLLAKNLGGKVKRTEVAEYGKTEVEIIQDPIFYNIPKHIITWMSHGDSVTKLPQKYNVIAKTKNNIYAAIKFSNNIYGLQFHPEVKHTDHGEKIIKNFLFYIAKLEKNWSLNNFIDEKINEIKNEIKDKKAIIALSGGVDSSVATVLVHKAIGKNLKAVFVNHGLLRLNEENEVKKIFKDLIGINLNIVDSKKRFLNRLKNIYDPEQKRKIIGEEFIRVFEDDAKGHYDYLVQGTIYSDIIESAASGKNTAKIKSHHNVGGLPENINLKIIEPLKFLFKDEVRKIGEILGIPKHILYRHPFPGPGLAIRIIGEITEEKLNILRRADQIFIETLKEYNWYNKVWQAFTVLTSIKTVGVVGDERNYDYVLAIRSVDSVEGMTANWSKIPFDILEKVSNRITNEIKGVGRVVYDITSKPPATIEWE; encoded by the coding sequence ATGAAAAAAGTTATTATTATTGATTATGGATCTCAATACACTCAATTATTAGCAAGAAGGGTTAGAGAATTAGGAGTTTATTCTGAAGTTATTCAATATGATGACACACCATCCAACAATTTCGGTGCTATAATACTTTCAGGTGGACCAAAAAGCGTTAATGAACAAGATTCTTTACCTCTTCCAAAATGGGTGTTAGAGTCTAACAAACCTATTTTAGGAATATGTTATGGATTGCAATTATTAGCAAAAAATTTAGGTGGTAAAGTAAAAAGAACTGAAGTTGCAGAATATGGAAAAACTGAAGTTGAAATTATTCAAGATCCTATATTTTATAATATACCAAAACATATAATAACCTGGATGAGTCATGGAGACTCTGTAACAAAACTACCTCAAAAATATAATGTGATTGCTAAAACTAAAAATAATATTTATGCTGCTATTAAATTTTCAAATAATATATATGGATTGCAATTTCATCCAGAGGTTAAACATACAGATCATGGTGAAAAAATAATCAAAAACTTTTTGTTTTATATCGCTAAATTGGAAAAAAATTGGTCATTAAACAATTTTATAGATGAAAAAATAAATGAAATTAAAAATGAAATTAAAGACAAAAAGGCTATTATTGCCCTTTCCGGGGGAGTCGACTCTTCAGTAGCCACTGTTTTAGTTCACAAAGCTATAGGGAAAAATTTAAAAGCTGTATTTGTAAATCATGGCTTATTAAGGCTAAATGAAGAAAATGAAGTGAAAAAAATATTTAAAGACTTGATTGGAATTAATTTGAATATTGTTGATTCAAAAAAAAGGTTTTTAAATAGATTAAAGAACATCTATGATCCAGAACAAAAAAGAAAAATTATAGGAGAGGAATTTATAAGAGTATTTGAAGATGATGCAAAAGGACATTATGATTATTTGGTTCAGGGTACTATTTATTCTGATATTATTGAAAGTGCAGCATCCGGAAAAAATACTGCAAAAATAAAAAGCCATCATAATGTTGGTGGTCTCCCTGAAAATATCAATCTCAAAATAATAGAACCCTTAAAATTTTTATTTAAAGACGAAGTGAGGAAAATAGGAGAAATTTTAGGAATACCAAAACATATATTATATAGACATCCCTTTCCAGGCCCTGGATTAGCAATAAGAATTATTGGAGAAATAACTGAAGAAAAACTTAATATTTTAAGAAGAGCAGATCAAATATTTATAGAAACTTTAAAAGAATATAATTGGTACAATAAAGTATGGCAAGCCTTTACTGTTTTAACATCTATAAAAACAGTTGGAGTAGTAGGAGATGAAAGAAATTATGATTATGTTCTTGCAATTAGAAGTGTGGATAGTGTAGAAGGAATGACTGCAAATTGGTCAAAAATACCTTTTGATATACTTGAAAAAGTTTCTAATAGAATTACAAATGAAATTAAGGGTGTTGGAAGGGTTGTGTATGATATTACCTCGAAACCACCAGCGACAATTGAATGGGAATGA
- the guaB gene encoding IMP dehydrogenase, protein MFRETLTFDDVLLLPKYSEVTPSLIKTNSLLVKNIYLNTPFLSAAMDTVTESSMAKAMAHLGGIGIIHKNLSIEEQAHEIEKVKKSENGIIYDPVTISPDTTIFKAEAIMHDYKIGGLPVVNEDNKLLGILTNRDMRFEKDSNKKAKDLMTPFKKLIVASPHITIKEAKEILHENKIEKLPIINEKQELIGLITIKDIVSVMEHPNASRDNKGRLLVGAAIGISDALERATALINANVDIIVLDSAHGHSKNIIETIKLLKSKFPETPIIAGNIATEEASKDLIKAGADALKVGIGPGSICTTRVVAGIGVPQLTAIMDVVKIAKKYNIPVIADGGIRYSGDIVKALAAGANTVMLGSLFAGTEEAPGETILYQGRKYKTYRGMGSISAMKKGSKDRYFQENITNTDKLVPEGVEGMVPYKGKVKEIVYQLLGGLKSGMGYIGAKDIDDLHEKAEFIKITSSSIKESHPHDISITKKAPNYSIK, encoded by the coding sequence ATGTTTAGAGAAACACTAACATTTGATGATGTACTATTATTACCAAAATATAGCGAAGTTACTCCTTCACTGATTAAAACAAATTCATTATTAGTTAAAAATATATATTTAAATACTCCGTTTTTATCTGCTGCTATGGACACCGTAACAGAAAGCTCCATGGCAAAAGCTATGGCACATTTGGGCGGTATTGGAATTATTCATAAAAATTTAAGTATAGAAGAACAAGCACATGAAATTGAAAAAGTTAAAAAATCAGAAAATGGTATTATATATGATCCAGTTACCATTTCTCCTGACACAACTATATTTAAAGCTGAAGCAATAATGCATGACTATAAAATAGGTGGTCTTCCTGTCGTGAATGAAGACAACAAATTATTAGGTATTCTAACAAATAGAGATATGAGATTTGAAAAAGATTCGAATAAAAAAGCTAAAGATTTAATGACACCATTTAAAAAATTAATTGTTGCTAGTCCTCATATAACAATTAAAGAAGCTAAAGAAATACTTCATGAAAACAAAATAGAAAAACTTCCTATAATAAATGAAAAACAGGAATTAATAGGATTAATAACAATAAAAGATATTGTTTCTGTAATGGAACATCCAAATGCTTCTCGAGATAATAAAGGACGATTGTTAGTTGGTGCTGCTATAGGAATTTCTGATGCATTAGAAAGAGCCACAGCATTAATTAATGCCAATGTTGATATAATTGTTCTTGACTCAGCACATGGCCATTCTAAAAACATTATAGAAACTATAAAATTATTAAAATCTAAATTTCCTGAAACACCTATTATAGCTGGAAATATCGCAACAGAAGAAGCTTCAAAAGACTTAATAAAAGCCGGTGCAGATGCCTTAAAAGTTGGTATTGGTCCTGGTTCAATATGCACTACCAGAGTTGTTGCAGGTATTGGAGTTCCACAATTAACTGCTATAATGGATGTAGTAAAAATTGCAAAAAAATATAATATCCCCGTAATTGCTGATGGTGGAATAAGGTATTCAGGAGACATTGTAAAAGCTTTAGCTGCAGGTGCAAATACTGTAATGCTTGGAAGTTTATTTGCTGGAACAGAAGAAGCGCCTGGAGAAACAATATTATATCAAGGAAGAAAATATAAAACTTATAGAGGTATGGGATCAATTAGTGCAATGAAAAAAGGCAGTAAAGATAGATATTTTCAGGAGAATATAACTAATACGGATAAACTTGTTCCAGAAGGTGTTGAAGGAATGGTTCCTTATAAGGGTAAAGTGAAAGAAATTGTATATCAACTATTAGGTGGGCTAAAATCGGGAATGGGGTATATTGGCGCAAAAGATATTGATGATTTACATGAGAAAGCCGAATTTATAAAAATAACCTCTTCAAGTATTAAAGAAAGTCATCCTCATGATATTTCAATTACAAAAAAGGCTCCTAATTATTCTATAAAATGA
- the xseA gene encoding exodeoxyribonuclease VII large subunit — MKKFKSLLELINWISLELEKTNLFDDTVVFEGDISRAKISSAGDLFIEVSQRNEKGKTFKINVFLSRYYIKTLIDNLGLKNIKELENKSWNFLGKISFWPTTSTFAIRLQSLFPLGDSKLEKRRKEIIKRLKIKGLLRERENKLESLQPIRKIAVISSETAAGYGDFIKNINKLKNPPLIHLYPSSMQGVEVPINVSKALKRIIESKINYDVIALIRGGGSQSDLMYFDDYNLAENIAWVSNNKIPVLTGIGHEQDITIPDYVSYMRFSTPTEVARSIVNQIEVFNNQINDNFQNIIYSINNIFLHAEFYTKNILNNLSVLIDQFFEEEKNKMNVYHNSLTFFERILENSESFISKELNSFDFISKYINNEINIIKNDNYNIEKTIRNLFEVYESNLLKKLNDYYLEITKNSPFSSFLSGGAVLVQNSEVIDSVYKLDKKKNLEIKLRDGEVESIIKEVKYYKEEMK, encoded by the coding sequence ATGAAAAAATTTAAAAGTTTATTAGAACTAATAAATTGGATTTCTTTAGAATTGGAAAAAACAAATTTATTTGATGATACTGTCGTTTTTGAAGGAGATATTTCAAGAGCTAAGATTAGTAGCGCTGGAGATTTATTTATTGAGGTTTCTCAAAGAAATGAAAAGGGGAAAACATTTAAAATAAATGTATTTCTTTCTAGATATTATATAAAAACACTTATTGACAATCTTGGGTTAAAAAATATAAAGGAATTAGAGAATAAAAGTTGGAATTTTTTAGGTAAGATTTCATTTTGGCCAACAACATCCACTTTTGCTATTAGATTGCAATCACTTTTTCCTCTTGGTGATTCAAAATTAGAAAAAAGAAGAAAAGAAATAATAAAAAGATTGAAAATTAAAGGACTTTTAAGGGAAAGAGAAAATAAATTAGAATCTTTACAGCCTATCAGAAAAATAGCAGTAATATCTTCAGAAACAGCTGCTGGATATGGCGATTTTATAAAAAATATTAATAAATTAAAAAATCCTCCTTTAATACATTTATATCCTTCTTCAATGCAAGGAGTAGAAGTTCCAATTAATGTTAGCAAAGCTTTAAAAAGAATTATTGAATCTAAAATTAATTATGATGTTATAGCATTAATTAGAGGTGGAGGGTCACAATCTGATTTGATGTATTTCGATGATTACAATTTAGCTGAAAATATTGCATGGGTTTCTAATAATAAAATTCCAGTTTTGACAGGAATTGGGCATGAGCAAGATATAACAATTCCTGATTATGTTTCTTATATGAGATTTTCTACTCCAACTGAGGTAGCAAGATCTATTGTAAATCAAATTGAAGTATTTAATAATCAAATAAATGATAATTTTCAAAATATAATATATTCTATAAATAATATTTTTTTGCATGCGGAATTTTATACAAAAAATATACTAAATAATTTAAGCGTATTAATTGATCAGTTTTTTGAAGAAGAAAAAAATAAAATGAATGTATATCATAATTCTCTAACTTTTTTTGAAAGAATATTAGAAAACTCAGAATCTTTTATTTCTAAGGAATTAAATTCTTTTGATTTTATTTCTAAGTATATAAACAATGAAATTAATATAATAAAAAATGATAATTATAATATTGAAAAAACAATAAGAAATCTTTTTGAAGTTTATGAATCGAATCTTTTAAAGAAATTAAATGATTATTATTTAGAAATAACTAAAAACAGTCCGTTCAGTTCATTTTTAAGTGGTGGAGCAGTATTGGTTCAAAATTCTGAAGTTATTGATAGCGTTTATAAATTAGATAAAAAGAAAAATTTAGAAATTAAATTAAGAGATGGAGAAGTAGAAAGTATAATAAAAGAGGTAAAATATTATAAGGAGGAAATGAAATGA
- the rsmI gene encoding 16S rRNA (cytidine(1402)-2'-O)-methyltransferase: protein MGKLYIIGTPIGNLKDISLRAVEILKESDIIFVEDKRVTIKLLNSLEIGKKELFTFSEYNAHKVLNKAIGIIKENNICSLVSDAGMPVISDPGYQLINKCWEENIEIDIIPGPNAPSAAIAISGFPGSKYMFQGFLPRGKNKRRLFRKMKDLGILFVFFESPQRLNNTLKEILEIVGNRDIFIAREMTKVHQELFRGKVSEAIQHFSKKNVKGEITVVLSGKEDENEKI, encoded by the coding sequence ATGGGAAAGTTATATATAATAGGAACACCAATAGGTAATCTAAAAGATATATCATTAAGAGCTGTTGAAATATTAAAAGAATCTGATATTATTTTTGTTGAAGATAAAAGAGTTACTATAAAATTATTAAATAGTTTAGAGATTGGAAAAAAAGAGTTATTTACATTTAGTGAATATAATGCACATAAAGTTTTGAATAAAGCTATTGGAATTATAAAAGAAAATAATATTTGTTCTTTAGTAAGTGATGCTGGGATGCCTGTGATTTCTGATCCTGGTTATCAATTAATTAATAAATGTTGGGAAGAAAATATTGAGATTGATATTATACCAGGACCAAATGCACCATCTGCTGCAATTGCTATTAGTGGGTTCCCAGGATCCAAATACATGTTTCAAGGATTTCTTCCAAGAGGAAAAAACAAAAGGCGTCTTTTCAGAAAAATGAAGGACTTGGGGATTTTATTTGTTTTTTTTGAATCACCACAAAGATTAAATAATACTTTAAAAGAAATACTTGAAATAGTTGGAAATAGAGATATATTTATAGCTAGAGAAATGACAAAAGTTCATCAAGAATTATTTAGAGGAAAAGTTAGTGAAGCTATACAACATTTTTCCAAGAAAAATGTTAAAGGTGAAATAACTGTAGTCTTATCTGGAAAAGAGGATGAAAATGAAAAAATTTAA
- a CDS encoding redox-sensing transcriptional repressor Rex yields the protein MKNPKIPKPTIKRLAMYYRCLENKKSMGLQKTSSKELAESLHIKASQIRKDLSYFGEFGKRGVGYDIDKLQSSIKTILGLNKKWNVAVIGVGNLGSAIANYTGLEKNGFFIKAGFDKDKTKIGTQISAGVLVYDMKDISKVCTEKNIEIAILTVPAEVAQKVADQLVKTGIKGILNFAPTSLTLPENIAVENVDFTISLKALTYDIVSNNDIYEIED from the coding sequence ATGAAAAATCCTAAAATACCAAAACCAACTATTAAAAGACTTGCAATGTATTATAGGTGTTTAGAAAATAAAAAATCTATGGGACTTCAAAAAACGTCATCAAAAGAATTAGCAGAGTCTTTACACATTAAAGCAAGTCAAATTAGAAAAGATTTGTCTTATTTTGGAGAGTTTGGAAAACGTGGTGTAGGATATGACATTGATAAATTACAAAGTTCTATAAAAACCATTTTAGGGCTTAATAAAAAATGGAATGTAGCAGTAATTGGTGTAGGAAATTTGGGTTCTGCAATTGCGAACTATACAGGACTTGAAAAAAATGGTTTTTTTATCAAAGCAGGATTTGATAAAGATAAAACGAAAATTGGAACACAAATATCTGCAGGTGTACTTGTATATGATATGAAAGATATAAGTAAGGTATGTACCGAAAAAAATATTGAAATTGCTATTTTAACAGTGCCAGCCGAAGTAGCTCAAAAAGTTGCTGACCAATTAGTTAAAACAGGGATAAAAGGTATTTTAAATTTTGCACCAACATCACTAACTTTACCTGAAAACATTGCTGTTGAAAATGTCGACTTTACAATTTCGTTAAAAGCATTAACATATGATATTGTTTCTAATAACGATATATACGAAATAGAAGATTAA